A part of Terriglobales bacterium genomic DNA contains:
- a CDS encoding NAD(P)H-hydrate dehydratase → MKIVTAAEMREIDRATSERFGVASSTLMENAGAAVADVALARWPEARRVVVVCGKGNNGGDGFVAARKLSQAGKQVGVALLAAASELKGDAAQMFEQLPMESTELTSGGELREAVEEGLFDCDLIVDALLGTGVKPPVTGLYAEAITAMNAAKAPVLAVDIPSGADSDATGKPSGAVARANAVVTFTAPKPAHLFARLTDGPTFVAPIGSPAEAIESKLGLNLITAADFAGLLAPRRADAHKGDFGHVLVLGGSAGKAGAAAMAGMGALRAGAGLVTVATPRSVQKLAASFAPELMTEGLEETEAGGVSLKAMEYGRMEKLCAGKSVLAIGPGLGQDAETVEFVRALVKQAKQPVVLDADGLNAFAGTAQLLDGSRRPLVLTPHPGEFARLTGKDMAAIAADPVGLALSFAKEHRCTLVLKGHRTIVATPEHGVWVNATGNPGMAKGGSGDVLTGMIAGISSGAKQCSGETAGAAVYLHGLAGDLARAADSEPSMVATDILGEIGDAFRVAAETVHHETVVINP, encoded by the coding sequence ATGAAGATCGTCACTGCCGCCGAGATGCGTGAGATCGACCGCGCAACCAGCGAGCGCTTCGGCGTGGCCTCGAGCACGCTGATGGAGAACGCCGGCGCGGCGGTCGCCGACGTCGCGCTCGCGCGCTGGCCGGAGGCGCGGCGCGTGGTCGTCGTCTGCGGAAAAGGGAACAACGGCGGCGACGGGTTCGTCGCCGCGCGGAAGCTCTCGCAGGCCGGCAAGCAGGTGGGGGTGGCGCTGCTCGCAGCCGCGAGCGAGCTGAAAGGCGACGCGGCGCAGATGTTCGAGCAATTGCCGATGGAGTCGACCGAGCTCACCTCCGGGGGCGAACTGCGCGAGGCGGTGGAGGAGGGGCTGTTCGATTGCGATTTGATCGTCGACGCGCTCCTGGGAACCGGAGTGAAGCCGCCGGTCACCGGGCTCTACGCCGAGGCCATCACGGCGATGAACGCGGCGAAGGCGCCGGTGCTGGCGGTGGACATCCCCTCGGGCGCGGACAGCGACGCGACCGGCAAGCCGAGCGGCGCGGTGGCGCGCGCGAACGCGGTCGTGACCTTTACCGCGCCCAAGCCGGCGCACCTGTTCGCGCGACTGACCGACGGGCCCACGTTCGTGGCGCCCATCGGGTCGCCCGCGGAGGCGATCGAGTCGAAGCTGGGGCTGAACCTCATCACAGCCGCGGATTTCGCGGGTTTGCTGGCGCCGCGACGGGCCGACGCGCACAAGGGCGATTTTGGCCACGTGCTGGTCCTCGGCGGGTCCGCCGGCAAGGCGGGCGCGGCGGCGATGGCGGGCATGGGCGCGCTGCGCGCCGGCGCGGGGCTGGTCACGGTCGCGACCCCGCGGTCGGTGCAGAAGCTGGCTGCCAGCTTTGCGCCCGAGCTGATGACCGAAGGGCTGGAAGAGACGGAGGCGGGCGGCGTCTCGCTCAAAGCGATGGAATACGGCCGGATGGAGAAGTTGTGCGCCGGCAAGAGCGTGCTCGCCATCGGGCCGGGGCTCGGGCAGGACGCCGAGACAGTGGAGTTCGTGCGCGCGCTGGTGAAGCAGGCGAAGCAGCCGGTGGTGCTCGACGCCGACGGCCTGAACGCCTTCGCGGGCACGGCACAGTTGCTCGACGGCAGCCGACGGCCGCTGGTGCTGACGCCGCATCCGGGAGAGTTCGCGCGGCTCACCGGAAAAGACATGGCGGCGATCGCGGCGGATCCGGTCGGGCTGGCGTTGAGCTTTGCCAAAGAGCATCGCTGCACGCTGGTGCTGAAAGGTCACCGCACCATCGTGGCGACGCCGGAGCACGGAGTCTGGGTGAACGCGACCGGGAACCCGGGGATGGCGAAGGGCGGCAGCGGCGACGTGCTCACAGGAATGATCGCGGGCATCTCTTCGGGCGCGAAGCAATGCTCGGGCGAGACCGCGGGCGCGGCGGTGTACCTGCACGGGCTTGCCGGCGACCTGGCGCGCGCGGCCGACAGCGAGCCCTCGATGGTAGCCACCGACATCCTGGGCGAGATCGGCGACGCGTTCCGCGTCGCGGCCGAAACTGTGCACCACGAAACCGTGGTGATCAATCCCTGA
- a CDS encoding enoyl-ACP reductase, with protein sequence MTKPMEGRAAVVFGVANKRSIAWAIAQRLQEAGAQLAITYQNERLKEEAHDLIQSLPGAEAFQCDVASDQELAGLFERLQTRYGKLHTVIHSVAYAPADELKNDFVMTTREGFRVALDVSCYSLIAVARHAQPLMTDGGSVVTLTYYGAEKVVPHYNVMGIAKAALEASVRYLANDLGPQKIRVNAISAGPIKTLAARGISGLGDMLKSHAERAPLKRNVDVNEVADTAVFLSSDGGSGITGEVLYVDCGYNIMGF encoded by the coding sequence ATGACGAAACCCATGGAAGGGCGTGCCGCGGTCGTGTTCGGCGTCGCCAACAAGCGCTCCATCGCCTGGGCCATCGCGCAGCGGCTGCAGGAAGCCGGCGCGCAGCTCGCCATCACCTACCAGAACGAGCGCCTGAAGGAAGAGGCCCACGACCTCATCCAGTCGCTCCCCGGCGCTGAGGCCTTCCAGTGCGACGTCGCCAGCGACCAGGAGCTCGCCGGCCTGTTCGAGCGCCTGCAGACCCGCTACGGCAAGCTGCACACCGTCATCCACAGCGTCGCCTACGCTCCCGCCGACGAGCTGAAGAACGATTTCGTCATGACCACGCGCGAGGGCTTCCGCGTCGCGCTCGACGTCAGCTGCTACTCGCTTATCGCGGTCGCGCGCCACGCCCAGCCGCTCATGACCGACGGCGGCTCGGTCGTCACCCTTACTTATTACGGCGCCGAGAAAGTCGTTCCCCACTATAACGTGATGGGAATAGCTAAAGCAGCACTTGAAGCTTCGGTGCGCTACCTGGCGAACGACCTCGGCCCGCAGAAGATCCGCGTCAACGCCATCTCCGCCGGCCCCATCAAGACGCTGGCCGCGCGCGGCATCTCCGGCCTGGGCGACATGCTCAAGTCCCACGCCGAGCGCGCGCCGCTCAAGCGCAACGTCGACGTCAACGAGGTCGCCGACACCGCCGTCTTCCTCTCCTCCGACGGCGGCAGTGGCATCACCGGCGAGGTGCTCTACGTCGATTGCGGGTACAACATCATGGGATTTTGA
- a CDS encoding potassium channel protein encodes MKPILKPLRNLRLVLMFLVFLGIVGVVGFRLIEGWPWLDCVYMVVTTFATVGYMEVHPLSHAGRIFNVFLIVGGVGTVFLAIGALTQALLEFELGKIFGQRRMERDIEKLSGHYIICGAGRVGRSVARELARKPAPFVVIETSEARRDKLPEDWLVVVGDATQEATLRAVHIERAVGLVAATTTDATNIYIVLTARGLAPRLRIIARASEEDAEKHLRTAGADSIISPYSFAGHRIAQQFLRPKVLDFLDLATLDPNVDLEIEEIQVAPASQLAGVTIGESHIHQQLGVIVLAIKRDGQTMKFNPAAGDVIRPNDFLIAIGESKSLRKLEQSAAAAATR; translated from the coding sequence GTGAAGCCCATCCTGAAGCCGCTGCGGAACCTGAGGCTCGTGCTGATGTTCCTGGTCTTTCTCGGGATCGTCGGCGTGGTCGGATTTCGCCTGATCGAGGGCTGGCCATGGCTGGACTGCGTGTACATGGTCGTGACCACGTTTGCGACCGTGGGCTACATGGAAGTGCATCCGCTCTCGCATGCCGGGCGCATCTTTAACGTCTTCCTCATCGTGGGCGGCGTGGGCACGGTATTCCTGGCGATCGGGGCCCTGACGCAGGCTTTGCTAGAATTCGAGCTCGGCAAGATCTTCGGGCAGAGGCGCATGGAGCGCGACATCGAAAAGCTCAGTGGGCACTACATCATCTGCGGCGCGGGACGCGTGGGCCGCAGCGTGGCGCGCGAGTTGGCGCGCAAGCCGGCGCCGTTCGTGGTGATCGAGACGAGCGAGGCCCGCCGCGACAAGCTGCCCGAGGACTGGCTGGTGGTGGTGGGCGACGCCACCCAGGAAGCCACGCTGCGCGCGGTGCACATCGAGCGCGCGGTCGGGCTGGTGGCGGCCACGACCACCGACGCCACCAACATCTACATCGTCCTGACGGCGCGGGGACTGGCGCCGCGGCTGCGCATCATCGCGCGCGCCAGCGAAGAAGACGCGGAGAAGCACCTGCGCACCGCGGGCGCCGACAGCATCATCTCGCCGTACTCGTTCGCCGGGCACCGCATCGCGCAGCAGTTCCTGCGGCCCAAGGTGCTCGACTTCCTCGACCTCGCCACGCTCGACCCCAACGTGGACCTGGAGATCGAGGAGATCCAGGTCGCGCCGGCCTCGCAGCTGGCGGGCGTCACCATCGGGGAGTCGCACATCCACCAGCAGCTCGGGGTGATCGTGCTGGCCATCAAGCGCGACGGCCAGACGATGAAGTTCAACCCGGCGGCCGGCGACGTGATCCGCCCCAACGACTTCCTGATCGCCATCGGGGAATCGAAGAGCCTGCGCAAGCTGGAGCAGAGCGCCGCGGCCGCGGCGACCCGCTAA
- a CDS encoding amino acid permease has protein sequence MADIFKRKSLDMLMAEASDTSEHGLKRALGPVNLVTLGIGAIIGAGIFVLTGSAASLYAGPAIVLSYVLAGIGCVFAGLCYAEFASMIPIAGSAYTYGYATLGELVAWIIGWDLILEYAFGAATVASGWSSTLVAFLQDYGINLPPQICDVPGAKWAMVDGRWGPVGSFSMEELARATQHTTTVFNLVAFLAIIAVTIILIVGIKESANFNTAIVFVKLIAVLTFIVVAGMYVIQHMDVAKQNWSVFLPTNSGTFGHYGWSGVLRGAGVVFFAYIGFDAVSTAAQEAKNPQKDMPIGILGSLVVCTVLYILVSGLLTATVHYSRLNIGAPVSLAMRETGVHWGSYVVNAGALAGLSTVMLVMLLGQSRVFYSMAHDGLLWKWAGDIHPKFRTPWKSTAIVGVCVAIIGSLVPIGDLGQMVSIGTLMAFVIVCAGVWVMRVKRPEVHRPFKTPWVPFVPIMGILISLAMMLGLNGVTWLRLLIWLAIGLAIYFLYGVKHSKVQRGEVVHVENPPSGDTYTASTRKK, from the coding sequence ATGGCTGATATCTTCAAACGAAAGTCGCTGGACATGCTGATGGCGGAAGCCTCAGACACCAGTGAGCATGGACTGAAGCGGGCGCTCGGTCCGGTGAACCTGGTGACGCTGGGCATCGGCGCCATCATCGGGGCGGGGATCTTCGTGCTCACCGGTTCGGCGGCGTCGCTGTACGCCGGTCCGGCGATCGTCCTGTCGTACGTGTTGGCGGGCATCGGCTGCGTGTTCGCGGGCCTGTGCTACGCGGAGTTCGCCTCGATGATCCCGATCGCGGGCTCGGCCTACACCTACGGCTACGCCACGCTGGGCGAGCTGGTGGCATGGATCATCGGGTGGGACCTGATCCTGGAGTACGCGTTCGGCGCGGCGACGGTCGCTTCCGGATGGAGCTCCACGCTGGTCGCCTTCCTGCAGGATTACGGCATCAACCTGCCGCCGCAGATCTGCGACGTGCCGGGCGCGAAGTGGGCGATGGTCGACGGGCGCTGGGGCCCGGTGGGCTCCTTCAGCATGGAGGAGCTGGCGCGGGCGACGCAGCACACCACCACGGTCTTCAACCTGGTGGCGTTCCTGGCCATCATCGCGGTCACCATCATCCTGATCGTGGGCATCAAGGAATCGGCGAACTTCAACACCGCCATCGTGTTCGTGAAGCTGATCGCGGTGCTCACCTTCATCGTGGTCGCCGGCATGTACGTGATCCAGCACATGGACGTGGCGAAGCAGAACTGGAGCGTGTTCCTGCCCACGAACAGCGGGACGTTCGGGCACTACGGGTGGTCGGGCGTCTTGCGCGGGGCGGGCGTGGTGTTCTTCGCGTACATCGGGTTCGACGCGGTCTCGACGGCGGCGCAGGAAGCCAAGAACCCGCAAAAGGACATGCCCATCGGCATCCTCGGGTCCCTGGTGGTCTGCACCGTGCTTTACATCCTGGTCTCGGGCCTGCTGACGGCGACCGTGCACTACTCGCGCCTGAACATCGGCGCGCCGGTCTCGCTGGCGATGCGCGAGACGGGCGTGCACTGGGGCAGCTACGTGGTGAACGCGGGCGCCCTCGCGGGGCTCAGCACGGTGATGCTGGTGATGCTGCTCGGCCAGTCGCGCGTCTTCTACTCCATGGCGCACGACGGGCTGCTGTGGAAGTGGGCGGGCGACATCCACCCGAAGTTCCGCACGCCGTGGAAGTCGACGGCGATCGTTGGGGTATGCGTAGCCATCATCGGCTCGCTGGTGCCGATCGGCGACCTCGGCCAGATGGTCTCCATCGGCACGCTGATGGCGTTCGTGATCGTATGCGCGGGCGTGTGGGTGATGCGCGTGAAGCGCCCGGAGGTCCACCGGCCGTTCAAGACGCCGTGGGTGCCGTTCGTGCCCATCATGGGCATCCTGATCTCGCTGGCGATGATGCTGGGCCTCAACGGCGTGACGTGGCTGCGGCTGCTGATCTGGCTGGCCATCGGACTCGCCATCTACTTCCTCTACGGCGTAAAGCACAGCAAGGTGCAGCGCGGGGAAGTGGTGCACGTGGAGAACCCGCCGTCGGGCGACACCTACACGGCGTCGACGCGGAAGAAGTAG
- a CDS encoding DUF1232 domain-containing protein — protein sequence MADRSMNERELRSALAREERDAERLFGRTRETSLLLAEAVHKSRTNRRKLRSVWRDIAALLRMLRAWKDKTYTRLPKKTIVAALAALLYLVNPMDLLPDVLPLIGFIDDAAVIGLVMAAIRDDLEAFQEWEGTIEM from the coding sequence ATGGCGGACCGAAGCATGAACGAGCGCGAGCTGCGGAGCGCGCTGGCGCGCGAAGAGCGCGACGCGGAGCGCCTGTTCGGGCGCACGCGCGAGACCAGCCTGCTGCTCGCCGAGGCGGTGCACAAGTCGCGGACCAACCGCCGCAAACTGCGCAGCGTGTGGCGCGACATCGCCGCGCTGCTGCGCATGCTGCGCGCTTGGAAAGACAAGACCTACACCCGGCTGCCGAAGAAGACCATCGTGGCGGCGCTCGCCGCCCTGCTTTACCTCGTGAACCCGATGGACCTGCTGCCCGACGTGCTGCCGCTCATCGGCTTCATCGACGACGCCGCGGTCATCGGGCTGGTGATGGCCGCCATCCGCGACGATCTCGAAGCCTTCCAGGAGTGGGAAGGCACCATCGAGATGTAG
- a CDS encoding Glu/Leu/Phe/Val dehydrogenase dimerization domain-containing protein → MATPGAAAQQVHESAIEITRGNFKLAAERLGLDKDMQLLLSTPFRELRVEIPVRMDDGRLQVFIGYRVQHNGVRGPAKGGIRYHPNVDLDEVRALAAAMTWKTAVANIPFGGAKGGVTCDPSQMSQKELEKMTRKFTSRIHLILGPYRDVPAPDVNTNAQTMTWLFDEYSSAHGYTPACCTGKPVDLGGSLGREQATGRGVSFMVREAAKDLGLELGKLRVCVQGFGNVGSNAALLIERLGCKIVGLSDVKGGVYSAKGLPVEEVLVHLKKTGSVVGFPGGESLTNEELLEADCDVLVPAALECVLHGGNAARVKARLIVEGANLPTTPSADEILHSKGVMVVPDILANAGGVTCSYFEWAQNLQQVFWEEAHVNSELDKIMGKAYRTVADRAKSEKVQLRTAAYEVAIERVARAEKLRGT, encoded by the coding sequence ATGGCGACACCCGGAGCGGCAGCGCAACAGGTTCACGAATCCGCGATCGAGATCACGCGCGGCAACTTCAAGCTCGCAGCCGAGCGGCTCGGGCTCGACAAGGACATGCAGTTGCTCCTCTCGACGCCGTTCCGCGAGTTGCGCGTCGAGATCCCGGTGCGCATGGACGACGGGCGGTTGCAGGTGTTCATCGGCTACCGCGTGCAGCACAACGGCGTGCGCGGCCCGGCGAAGGGCGGCATCCGCTACCACCCCAACGTCGATCTCGACGAGGTGCGCGCACTGGCGGCGGCGATGACGTGGAAGACCGCGGTGGCGAACATCCCCTTCGGCGGGGCGAAGGGCGGCGTGACCTGCGACCCGAGCCAGATGTCGCAGAAGGAACTGGAGAAGATGACGCGCAAGTTCACCTCGCGCATCCACCTCATCCTCGGGCCCTATCGCGACGTGCCCGCGCCCGACGTGAACACCAACGCGCAGACGATGACGTGGCTGTTCGACGAGTACTCTTCGGCGCACGGCTACACGCCGGCGTGCTGCACCGGCAAGCCGGTGGACCTGGGCGGCTCGCTCGGGCGCGAGCAGGCCACCGGCCGCGGCGTCTCGTTCATGGTGCGCGAGGCGGCGAAGGACCTGGGGCTCGAGTTGGGCAAGCTGCGCGTCTGCGTGCAGGGCTTCGGCAACGTGGGCTCGAACGCGGCGCTGCTGATCGAGCGACTGGGCTGCAAGATCGTGGGTCTCAGCGACGTGAAGGGCGGCGTCTACAGCGCGAAAGGCCTGCCGGTCGAGGAGGTCCTCGTCCACCTGAAGAAGACCGGGTCGGTGGTGGGATTCCCGGGCGGCGAGAGCTTGACCAACGAAGAGCTGCTGGAAGCCGACTGCGACGTGCTGGTTCCCGCGGCGCTGGAATGCGTGCTGCACGGCGGCAACGCCGCGCGGGTGAAGGCCAGGCTGATCGTGGAAGGCGCGAACCTGCCGACCACGCCCTCGGCCGACGAGATCCTCCACAGCAAGGGCGTGATGGTCGTGCCCGACATCCTGGCGAACGCCGGCGGCGTGACCTGCTCGTACTTCGAGTGGGCGCAGAACCTGCAGCAGGTCTTCTGGGAAGAGGCGCACGTCAACAGCGAGCTCGACAAGATCATGGGGAAGGCCTACCGCACGGTGGCCGACCGCGCGAAGTCGGAGAAGGTGCAGCTGCGGACGGCGGCGTACGAGGTCGCGATCGAGCGCGTGGCGCGCGCCGAGAAGCTGCGCGGCACGTAA
- the tsaE gene encoding tRNA (adenosine(37)-N6)-threonylcarbamoyltransferase complex ATPase subunit type 1 TsaE yields MPTKEFTTHSPEETVALGRKLARELAPPKLVVLTGDLGAGKTTLIKGIAEGFGAAKQEDVTSPTFTLIHEYRGQGADVFHIDLYRVDTPRELETLGLDDLRSDRSVLLMEWGEKFARFKKERDAEIRFERRSESERRIVLIQGAAASS; encoded by the coding sequence ATGCCGACGAAGGAATTCACCACGCACTCACCGGAGGAAACGGTCGCGCTCGGGCGGAAGCTCGCGCGCGAGCTCGCGCCGCCGAAGCTCGTCGTCCTGACCGGCGACCTTGGAGCAGGGAAGACGACGCTCATCAAGGGGATCGCGGAAGGCTTTGGGGCAGCGAAGCAGGAAGACGTGACCAGCCCGACGTTCACGCTCATCCATGAGTACCGCGGCCAGGGCGCCGACGTCTTCCACATCGACCTGTATCGCGTGGACACGCCGCGCGAGCTGGAGACGCTCGGCCTCGACGACCTGCGGAGCGATCGCAGCGTCCTCCTGATGGAGTGGGGAGAGAAGTTCGCGCGGTTCAAGAAGGAGCGGGACGCGGAGATTCGTTTCGAACGGCGCTCCGAATCGGAGCGACGGATCGTGCTGATCCAAGGGGCCGCGGCGAGCAGCTAG
- a CDS encoding amino acid permease, translated as MSTDAATDARLRNGEDIHDAGLVKGLGLTSATTLVMGSMIGSGVFIVAADIARTTGSPALLIAAWVVTGFMTVSAALAYGELAAMMPHAGGQYIYLRESLGPLWGFLYGWTFFLVIQTGTIAAVGVAFGKFLGHFFPAVSSTNWILGLHWKAPKILLGPVELGGMDVGLNTANLVGILTIVILTVVNLFGIRTGALVQNVFTFAKTAALVGLVLLGAFVGANSQAIAANFVNGAFWKNFSWDATFPVSVGASGTTAFVGVLTVIAVAQVGSLFSSDAWNNVTFTAGEMKNPKRNLPLALAVGTSAVILLYIAVNYIYLRVLPLAGSPAAIDLLGKGIQFAPEDRVATAAMQVMFGAVGASLMAAAILVSTFGCNNGLILSGARVYYAMAKDGLFFKSVGKLHPAYKTPYVSLGVQAVWTCILCLSGTYGQLLDYIIFAVLVFYILTIVGLFVLRVKQPNAERPYKAFGYPVLPAIYIAMALFVDVVLLLYKPQYTWPGLAIVLLGIPVYFLWSRSSAARTGARA; from the coding sequence ATGAGCACAGACGCGGCAACGGACGCGAGACTGCGGAACGGCGAAGACATCCACGACGCCGGGCTGGTGAAGGGCCTCGGGCTGACGAGCGCGACCACGCTGGTGATGGGCTCGATGATCGGGTCAGGCGTGTTCATCGTGGCGGCCGACATCGCGCGCACCACCGGCTCGCCCGCGCTGCTGATCGCGGCCTGGGTGGTGACCGGCTTCATGACGGTGAGCGCCGCGCTGGCCTATGGCGAGCTGGCGGCGATGATGCCGCACGCCGGCGGGCAGTACATCTACCTGCGCGAGTCGCTGGGGCCGCTGTGGGGGTTCCTCTACGGCTGGACCTTCTTTCTCGTGATCCAGACCGGGACGATCGCGGCCGTCGGCGTGGCGTTCGGAAAGTTCCTGGGACACTTCTTCCCCGCGGTCTCGTCCACCAACTGGATCCTGGGATTGCACTGGAAGGCGCCGAAGATCCTGCTCGGACCGGTGGAGCTCGGCGGCATGGACGTGGGGCTGAACACCGCGAACCTGGTCGGCATCCTGACCATCGTCATCCTGACGGTGGTCAACCTGTTCGGCATCCGGACGGGCGCGCTGGTGCAGAACGTCTTCACCTTCGCCAAGACAGCGGCCCTGGTTGGACTAGTGCTGCTGGGCGCCTTTGTCGGCGCGAACTCGCAGGCCATCGCGGCGAACTTTGTTAACGGCGCATTCTGGAAGAACTTCTCGTGGGACGCCACCTTTCCCGTCTCCGTCGGGGCCAGCGGAACCACGGCATTCGTGGGCGTGCTGACCGTGATCGCGGTGGCGCAGGTGGGCTCGCTGTTCTCTTCCGACGCGTGGAACAACGTGACTTTTACCGCTGGCGAGATGAAGAATCCGAAGCGCAACCTGCCGCTGGCCCTGGCGGTGGGCACCAGCGCCGTCATCCTCCTCTATATCGCGGTGAACTACATCTACCTGCGGGTGCTGCCGCTGGCGGGCAGCCCGGCCGCGATCGACCTGCTGGGGAAGGGCATCCAGTTCGCGCCGGAAGACCGGGTGGCGACCGCCGCGATGCAGGTGATGTTCGGTGCGGTAGGCGCGAGCCTGATGGCCGCCGCCATCCTGGTCTCCACCTTCGGCTGCAACAACGGTCTGATCCTCTCTGGCGCACGCGTGTACTACGCCATGGCCAAGGACGGGCTGTTCTTCAAGAGCGTGGGGAAACTGCATCCGGCGTACAAGACGCCCTACGTCTCGCTCGGCGTGCAGGCGGTGTGGACGTGCATCCTGTGCCTTTCGGGCACGTACGGCCAGTTGCTGGACTACATCATCTTCGCGGTGCTGGTGTTCTACATCCTCACCATCGTCGGGTTGTTCGTGCTGCGCGTGAAGCAGCCGAACGCGGAGCGTCCGTACAAGGCGTTCGGGTACCCGGTGCTGCCGGCCATCTACATCGCGATGGCGCTGTTCGTGGACGTGGTGCTGCTGCTCTACAAGCCGCAGTACACGTGGCCGGGACTTGCCATCGTGCTGCTGGGGATTCCTGTATATTTCCTGTGGTCTCGCAGTTCCGCTGCCCGGACCGGAGCCCGGGCCTAA
- a CDS encoding MFS transporter: MRNILQQRGLRFVFAANIISMLGSGMNTAAVTWSILQRTHSEIALGTLAVLGTLPGMLMLPFTGVIIDREDRRHLVMMLDAGRAVVVAVVAALALRGEAKTWLLYLMTVFVAAGFWMFWPTITALIQELTPESEFVHANTFLLAGVQGGWLIAGSIVGFVYDRIGLGGVLVIDFATYLISFLCYLFVRKGRQVVKPHDSGPKPEGTVARYFHELREGIGYVRGKPYVILLGAAWALFIGAMLTQGVITAPFSDRILHAGAIGYGWLNAGWGIGAFLSALYAPALIKRMGSRHSVAMSMALLALSLFVLPVSRWLALAVLIYAVMGSARGVGGIGISSTMMEIVPKHFMGRVQNLFYFAGTALQIGVGYMVGVTAHKTSLTYGFFMVGALYLLATLAAIWPVAPPEKYLQPEPVAAEGSYPLEMGAAPAHGESVPANPEHDAER; encoded by the coding sequence ATGCGCAACATCCTCCAGCAACGCGGGCTGCGCTTCGTGTTCGCGGCGAACATCATCTCGATGCTCGGCAGCGGGATGAACACCGCCGCCGTCACCTGGTCCATCCTGCAGCGGACGCACTCCGAGATCGCCCTCGGCACGCTTGCCGTGCTCGGCACGCTGCCCGGCATGCTGATGCTGCCCTTCACCGGCGTGATCATCGACCGCGAAGACCGCCGCCACCTGGTGATGATGCTCGACGCCGGCCGCGCCGTCGTGGTGGCCGTCGTCGCCGCGCTTGCCCTGCGCGGCGAGGCCAAGACCTGGCTGCTGTACCTCATGACGGTGTTCGTCGCCGCCGGCTTCTGGATGTTCTGGCCCACTATCACCGCGCTCATCCAGGAGCTCACGCCCGAGTCGGAGTTCGTCCACGCCAACACCTTCCTGTTGGCGGGCGTGCAGGGCGGGTGGCTCATCGCCGGCTCGATCGTCGGGTTCGTCTACGACCGCATCGGCTTGGGCGGCGTGCTCGTCATCGACTTCGCGACCTACCTCATCTCGTTCCTCTGCTACCTGTTCGTGCGCAAGGGCCGGCAGGTGGTGAAGCCGCACGACAGCGGGCCGAAGCCTGAGGGCACGGTCGCGCGCTACTTCCACGAGCTGCGGGAGGGCATCGGCTACGTCCGCGGCAAGCCGTACGTCATCCTGCTGGGCGCGGCGTGGGCGCTGTTCATCGGCGCCATGCTGACGCAGGGCGTGATCACCGCCCCGTTCTCCGACCGCATCCTGCACGCCGGCGCCATCGGATATGGCTGGCTCAACGCCGGCTGGGGCATCGGCGCCTTCCTCAGCGCGCTCTACGCGCCCGCGCTCATCAAGCGCATGGGCTCGCGCCACTCGGTCGCGATGTCCATGGCGCTGCTCGCGCTCAGCCTGTTCGTGCTGCCGGTCTCGCGCTGGCTCGCGCTCGCCGTCCTGATCTACGCCGTCATGGGCTCGGCGCGCGGCGTCGGCGGCATCGGCATCTCCAGCACCATGATGGAGATCGTCCCCAAGCACTTCATGGGGCGCGTGCAGAACCTGTTCTACTTCGCTGGAACGGCGTTGCAGATCGGCGTCGGGTACATGGTCGGCGTGACCGCGCACAAGACCTCGCTCACCTACGGCTTCTTCATGGTCGGCGCGCTCTACCTGCTGGCGACGCTCGCGGCCATCTGGCCCGTCGCCCCGCCGGAAAAATATCTCCAGCCGGAGCCGGTGGCCGCCGAAGGCTCCTATCCGCTCGAGATGGGCGCGGCGCCGGCGCACGGCGAGTCGGTGCCGGCGAATCCAGAACACGACGCGGAGCGTTGA